In Dromiciops gliroides isolate mDroGli1 chromosome 4, mDroGli1.pri, whole genome shotgun sequence, one DNA window encodes the following:
- the LMO4 gene encoding LIM domain transcription factor LMO4: MVNPGSSSQPPPVTAGALSWKRCAGCGGKIADRFLLYAMDSYWHSRCLKCSCCQAQLGDIGTSCYTKSGMILCRNDYIRLFGNSGACSACGQSIPASELVMRAQGNVYHLKCFTCSTCRNRLVPGDRFHYINGSLFCEHDRPTALINGHLNSLQSNPLLSDQKVC; the protein is encoded by the exons ATGGTGAATCCGGGCAGCAGCTCGCAGCCTCCCCCGGTGACGGCGGGCGCCCTCTCCTGGAAAAGGTGCGCCGGCTGCGGGGGCAAGATCGCAGACCGCTTCCTGCTCTATGCCATGGACAGCTATTGGCATAGCCGGTGCCTGAAGTGCTCCTGCTGCCAGGCTCAGCTTGGGGACATTGGCACGTCCTGTTACACCAAGAGCGGTATGATCCTTTGCAGAAATGACTACATTAG GTTATTTGGGAACAGTGGGGCATGCAGTGCCTGTGGACAGTCCATCCCTGCCAGTGAGCTCGTCATGCGGGCACAAGGCAACGTTTATCATCTGAAG TGTTTTACGTGCTCTACCTGCCGGAATCGCCTGGTCCCGGGAGACCGGTTTCACTACATCAACGGCAGTTTATTTTGTGAACATGATAGACCTACAGCTCTCATCAATGGTCATTTGAATTCACTTCAAAGCAATCCACTACTGTCAGACCAGAAG gTCTGCTAA